A single genomic interval of Picosynechococcus sp. PCC 7003 harbors:
- the cysE gene encoding serine O-acetyltransferase, with protein sequence MLSTLLADFRIIFERDPAARNWLEVLFCYPGLQALLFHRVSHALYRSGLPFIPRFLSHIARFLTGIEIHPGARIGHGVFIDHGMGVVIGETAIVGDYCLIYQGVTLGGTGKESGKRHPTLGENVVVGGGAKVLGNIEIGNNVRIGAGSVVLRNVPSDCTVVGIPGRIVYRSGVKVNPLEHGSLPDSEATVIRTLLDRIEALEEQVQTLQGQQQPDLVTAHHRQHTQHTKDSCRLSDREIQQYLDGAGI encoded by the coding sequence ATGCTCTCCACCCTCCTCGCCGACTTCCGCATTATTTTTGAACGGGATCCCGCTGCGCGTAACTGGCTTGAAGTTTTATTTTGCTATCCGGGCCTCCAAGCACTGCTGTTCCATCGCGTGTCCCATGCCCTCTATCGCTCTGGTCTGCCGTTTATCCCCCGATTTCTCTCTCATATCGCTCGCTTCTTAACAGGAATTGAAATTCATCCAGGTGCCCGCATTGGCCACGGAGTTTTTATTGACCATGGCATGGGCGTTGTGATCGGTGAAACGGCCATTGTCGGCGACTATTGTTTGATCTACCAAGGTGTTACCCTTGGCGGCACGGGGAAAGAGAGTGGCAAACGTCACCCGACCCTCGGTGAAAATGTGGTAGTTGGTGGGGGGGCTAAGGTACTCGGCAATATTGAAATTGGGAATAACGTGCGCATTGGGGCCGGGTCAGTGGTCTTACGCAATGTGCCTTCGGATTGCACGGTGGTCGGCATTCCGGGGCGGATCGTCTATCGTTCTGGGGTCAAGGTCAATCCTTTGGAACACGGCAGCTTACCTGATTCGGAAGCAACGGTAATTCGTACTCTCTTAGACCGCATTGAGGCCCTAGAAGAGCAAGTCCAAACTCTCCAAGGTCAACAGCAGCCAGATCTCGTCACAGCCCACCATCGTCAACATACACAACATACAAAAGATAGCTGTCGCTTGTCTGACCGGGAAATTCAACAATATTTGGATGGTGCAGGGATTTAA
- a CDS encoding Fur family transcriptional regulator: MLVPSYDVSALKTELNAKGWRLTPQREKILGTFLNLPKGEHLSAEDLHNELLEQGEKISLSTVYRSVKLMTRMGILRELELAEGHKHYELNQSQAHHHHLVCVQCNKTIEFEDVAINKHSIAQCQQQGFELLDCQLTITTICPEARLMGWPSALPHDWVCSREKAQTHLH, encoded by the coding sequence ATGCTGGTACCTTCCTACGACGTAAGCGCCCTTAAGACCGAACTCAATGCTAAGGGGTGGCGGTTAACGCCCCAGCGGGAAAAAATTCTCGGCACCTTTCTAAATTTGCCGAAGGGCGAACACCTCAGCGCTGAAGATTTACACAATGAGTTATTGGAGCAAGGGGAAAAGATTAGCCTCTCGACGGTATACCGTAGCGTAAAACTCATGACCCGCATGGGTATTTTACGGGAGCTAGAGCTAGCAGAGGGCCATAAACATTATGAGCTGAACCAATCCCAAGCCCACCACCACCATTTGGTCTGTGTCCAGTGCAATAAAACCATTGAGTTTGAGGATGTCGCGATCAACAAACACAGCATTGCCCAATGTCAACAGCAGGGGTTCGAGTTACTCGATTGCCAGTTAACGATCACCACCATTTGCCCGGAGGCTCGCTTGATGGGTTGGCCCTCGGCACTCCCCCATGATTGGGTCTGTTCGCGGGAAAAAGCCCAAACCCACCTCCATTAA
- a CDS encoding (2Fe-2S) ferredoxin domain-containing protein, producing the protein MITLAVHHRSFAFVGTASNFKLGKHQRIRHFDLQTDHGSYRFKIPSKLHKRLHFQLGPHSKLEVRGIIWRHPKKSKEKLEIQHIALLSEPQGKTPRNSPGDRPTGAADSTGNKTPNIEENPSPAVNGSQKIVLCKKSTCWKRGGQLIYERLQEAIRDQGIADQVRIETTGCMGRCKKAPNLVVMPDKQKYSNFPPNAAAELIHQHFQKHLDPQLIASDQIL; encoded by the coding sequence ATGATTACACTAGCCGTTCACCACCGATCCTTTGCCTTTGTCGGTACAGCCAGCAACTTTAAACTGGGTAAACATCAGCGGATTCGACATTTCGACCTCCAGACTGACCATGGCTCCTACCGATTTAAGATTCCGAGCAAGCTCCACAAACGGCTCCATTTTCAGCTCGGACCCCACAGCAAGCTAGAGGTGCGGGGCATCATTTGGCGTCATCCCAAAAAATCCAAAGAGAAGTTAGAAATCCAACACATTGCTCTCTTATCAGAGCCTCAAGGTAAAACGCCTAGAAATTCCCCTGGCGATCGCCCTACAGGAGCTGCCGATTCGACAGGCAACAAAACCCCCAACATTGAAGAAAATCCCAGCCCAGCCGTTAATGGTTCCCAGAAAATTGTTTTGTGCAAAAAATCCACCTGCTGGAAACGGGGCGGCCAACTCATTTACGAACGCCTCCAAGAAGCTATCCGAGACCAAGGCATCGCTGACCAAGTCAGGATCGAAACCACTGGTTGCATGGGCCGCTGTAAAAAAGCACCGAACCTTGTGGTGATGCCCGACAAACAAAAGTACAGTAATTTTCCTCCCAATGCTGCCGCTGAACTCATTCACCAACACTTTCAAAAACATCTTGATCCCCAATTGATTGCTTCGGATCAAATTCTCTAA
- a CDS encoding heavy metal translocating P-type ATPase produces the protein MTSLQLSSQFTWDFPFDYEIVHQLAGRIRLKLVAFPENGYSRLSAYFATLPWVETFRINPWAASVVIHYKPAQLRAAPLPQTTVSPPPESETPSLWTQVQQSSLTLPLLATGLGLASNQWENLLLKSLARLTLLGAGFPVAQRAIASLWQDHKLNIDCLDFLALIFSGLQGKLVTPALVITLHELGDLIREQTARATERTTANLMETIGRWAWVEREGEMIQIESDRVQVGETVIVYPGERIPVDGVVIGGEATVDQQQLTGESMPIVAQVDTEVYAATLLRSGKLRIRCERVGHNTRAALSVELLEKAPVHDTRMANYAAQLADKLILPSLVLASVVYCTTQDPTRAASILTLDFVTGVRVSMPTAFLGALNHTTRHGILVRSGRTLELLAEIDTIVFDKTGTLTQGKITVESVTPWGAWGDRLSPERLLQLAASAEQRITHPVAEAIVHHAQQQGIELLPRQGWDYQVGFGIKATIEGQTILVGSATFLEQQGICPLADQREIDNFAASTIYVASDQALLGWLTYTDPLRPESASLIATLQHERQMAVHVLTGDSHQRAHQVAHALKIPAHHVHAEAFPEDKARIVRNLRRSGRVVAFVGDGLNDSVALAYADVSISFADGSDIARETADVVLMNNDLSTLLEAIAIAKETQSLIEQNTLLVVAPNMIGLGLAATVGLNPLWATVIHNGTAIAAGLNSLRPLLQHQLETLS, from the coding sequence ATGACCTCACTCCAGCTTAGTTCGCAATTTACCTGGGACTTTCCCTTTGACTATGAGATCGTTCACCAACTCGCAGGGCGGATTCGCTTAAAATTAGTCGCCTTTCCAGAGAACGGTTACAGTCGCTTATCGGCTTATTTCGCCACATTGCCTTGGGTCGAAACCTTTCGGATTAACCCTTGGGCGGCATCGGTGGTGATTCACTACAAACCCGCACAATTACGGGCCGCCCCTCTACCCCAAACAACGGTCAGCCCACCCCCAGAAAGCGAAACTCCCTCCCTCTGGACACAAGTGCAGCAATCTAGTTTAACGTTGCCCCTCTTGGCGACGGGATTGGGTCTAGCGAGTAATCAATGGGAAAATTTGTTGCTTAAAAGCTTGGCGCGGTTAACCCTCTTGGGGGCTGGTTTTCCGGTGGCTCAACGGGCGATCGCCAGCCTTTGGCAAGACCACAAACTCAATATTGACTGTCTGGATTTCCTGGCCCTCATTTTTAGCGGCTTACAAGGCAAACTCGTCACCCCCGCCTTGGTAATTACCCTCCATGAACTGGGGGATTTAATTCGCGAACAAACCGCCCGCGCCACGGAACGCACCACCGCCAACTTAATGGAGACCATCGGGCGTTGGGCTTGGGTCGAACGGGAGGGGGAAATGATTCAAATTGAAAGCGATCGCGTTCAAGTCGGCGAAACAGTCATTGTCTATCCGGGGGAACGGATTCCCGTTGATGGCGTGGTCATTGGCGGTGAGGCGACGGTGGATCAACAGCAACTGACCGGTGAATCGATGCCCATCGTCGCCCAGGTGGATACAGAAGTTTATGCCGCCACCCTGCTCCGTTCCGGAAAATTACGGATTCGCTGCGAACGGGTTGGTCACAATACCAGGGCCGCCCTCAGTGTGGAATTGCTAGAAAAAGCCCCCGTCCACGATACTCGCATGGCAAACTACGCCGCCCAGCTTGCCGATAAACTGATTTTGCCTTCCCTCGTCCTCGCCAGCGTCGTCTATTGCACAACCCAAGACCCAACCCGTGCCGCTTCCATCCTCACCCTTGATTTCGTTACGGGAGTCCGGGTGTCGATGCCGACAGCTTTTTTGGGGGCGTTAAACCATACCACCCGCCACGGCATTCTTGTCCGCAGTGGGCGCACCCTCGAACTGTTGGCAGAAATTGACACGATTGTCTTTGACAAAACAGGCACCCTCACCCAAGGCAAAATCACCGTTGAATCAGTAACCCCCTGGGGTGCTTGGGGCGATCGCCTTTCCCCAGAGCGACTCTTGCAACTGGCTGCCTCTGCCGAACAGCGGATCACCCATCCCGTCGCCGAAGCCATTGTCCACCACGCCCAACAACAGGGCATTGAACTCCTCCCCCGCCAAGGTTGGGACTATCAGGTGGGATTTGGGATCAAAGCCACCATTGAGGGGCAAACCATTCTCGTCGGCAGTGCGACCTTCCTCGAACAGCAGGGCATTTGTCCCCTTGCCGATCAGCGAGAAATTGATAATTTTGCGGCATCAACTATTTACGTCGCCTCTGATCAAGCGTTACTCGGTTGGCTGACCTATACCGATCCGTTACGTCCCGAAAGTGCGTCTTTGATTGCCACGCTGCAACATGAGCGCCAAATGGCGGTGCACGTGTTGACCGGAGATAGCCACCAACGGGCGCATCAGGTGGCTCACGCCCTAAAAATTCCCGCGCACCATGTCCATGCGGAGGCATTCCCAGAGGATAAGGCGCGGATTGTCCGCAACTTACGGCGGTCTGGTCGGGTGGTTGCCTTTGTGGGGGATGGTCTGAATGATTCGGTCGCCCTCGCCTATGCAGATGTATCTATTTCCTTTGCCGATGGTTCAGACATTGCTCGGGAAACGGCGGATGTGGTGCTGATGAATAATGATTTGAGTACGCTCCTCGAGGCGATCGCCATCGCGAAGGAAACCCAAAGTTTGATTGAACAAAATACCCTGTTGGTGGTCGCGCCCAACATGATCGGCTTGGGTCTGGCGGCAACGGTGGGACTAAATCCTCTCTGGGCAACGGTGATCCACAACGGTACGGCGATCGCCGCAGGTTTAAACAGTCTCCGTCCCCTACTCCAGCACCAATTGGAAACCCTGTCTTAA
- a CDS encoding AarF/ABC1/UbiB kinase family protein codes for MVFSLTQSSSRQREIIEIVFSNGWDFMKSLLTGGKADKPQIPPPEVFRNILVELGPFYVKLGQLLSTRPDLLPPKYIEALTALQAKVPTVPWFEIEQTIRQQLSSPLEDVFQEINPNPIAAGSIAQIHRAVLRSGQAVALKVQRPGIDQIVAQDIALIKGIAELAALTEFGQDYDVIALAKEFTKAVQAELDFRTEAGYTDQLRRNLAKSSWFDQQKLTIPEIYWELTTEKLLVMEWLDGKPLLEAEVTSEKQRQAITTILFRAFFQQIFVDGFFHADPHPGNIFYLDSQTVALIDCGMIGRLDPRTQKLLTEMLLAIVDMDAQSCAQLTLELSEGAHTTNIARLEANYDRLLRKYYDRSLTQLNFSEVFYEILQVARNNKVKLPGNLGLYAKSLANLEGVARSFNPEVNLLDEIKPLITDIFRRQLVGDTPFQTMFRTVLDLKTISLRSPRQIDVILDRLSSETLQWNLNLRELDGLRRSIDDSANRLSFSIVVGSLIMGAAIITISPNRQLMIVNEILFAAASLLGLWLIISILRSGRLK; via the coding sequence ATGGTTTTTTCTCTGACCCAGAGCAGTTCACGCCAACGGGAAATTATTGAAATTGTCTTCAGTAATGGTTGGGACTTCATGAAGAGTCTCCTGACCGGTGGCAAGGCCGATAAACCACAGATTCCCCCCCCTGAAGTTTTTCGCAATATTCTGGTGGAGCTTGGGCCTTTTTATGTCAAGCTCGGACAGCTTTTGAGCACTAGACCCGATCTTTTGCCACCTAAATACATTGAGGCCCTCACGGCCCTCCAGGCAAAAGTCCCCACGGTGCCTTGGTTTGAAATCGAGCAAACCATTCGCCAGCAACTCTCCAGCCCCCTCGAAGATGTTTTTCAAGAAATCAATCCAAATCCCATTGCAGCGGGTTCCATTGCCCAAATCCATCGGGCGGTTTTGCGGAGTGGTCAAGCTGTCGCCCTAAAGGTGCAGCGGCCAGGCATTGATCAAATCGTCGCCCAGGACATTGCCCTGATCAAAGGGATTGCGGAACTCGCGGCTTTAACAGAATTTGGTCAAGATTATGATGTGATTGCCCTTGCGAAAGAATTTACCAAGGCTGTCCAGGCGGAACTCGATTTTCGTACCGAAGCAGGTTACACCGATCAGCTCCGGCGCAATTTGGCAAAAAGCAGTTGGTTTGATCAACAAAAACTGACAATCCCAGAAATTTATTGGGAGCTGACCACCGAAAAGCTGCTGGTCATGGAGTGGCTCGACGGCAAACCTTTGCTTGAAGCGGAGGTCACTTCAGAAAAACAACGTCAAGCAATCACCACAATTTTGTTTCGGGCCTTTTTCCAGCAAATTTTTGTGGATGGTTTTTTCCACGCCGATCCACACCCCGGTAATATTTTCTACCTCGATAGTCAGACGGTAGCGTTAATTGATTGTGGAATGATTGGCCGCCTTGATCCGCGCACCCAGAAACTGCTGACAGAGATGCTGCTGGCCATTGTGGATATGGATGCCCAAAGCTGTGCTCAGTTGACCCTTGAACTCTCTGAAGGTGCTCATACGACGAACATCGCCCGCCTAGAAGCCAACTACGATCGCCTGCTGCGTAAATATTACGACCGGAGCTTAACGCAACTGAATTTTAGTGAAGTGTTTTACGAAATTTTGCAGGTGGCCCGCAATAATAAGGTCAAACTCCCAGGAAATTTGGGTTTGTATGCCAAAAGTCTTGCCAATTTAGAGGGGGTCGCCCGTAGTTTTAACCCAGAAGTTAATTTACTCGATGAGATTAAGCCCCTGATCACTGATATTTTCCGGCGGCAATTGGTGGGAGATACCCCGTTTCAAACCATGTTCCGCACGGTACTCGATCTCAAAACGATCTCTTTGCGATCGCCGCGACAAATTGACGTGATTCTCGACCGCCTCAGCTCAGAAACCCTCCAGTGGAATTTAAACCTGCGGGAGCTCGATGGCCTGCGCCGCAGCATTGACGACTCTGCCAATCGCCTTTCCTTTAGCATTGTGGTGGGATCTTTAATCATGGGGGCCGCGATCATCACCATTTCGCCGAACCGTCAGTTAATGATTGTGAATGAAATTTTGTTTGCAGCGGCCAGTCTTTTAGGATTGTGGCTAATCATTAGTATTTTGCGGTCAGGACGCCTAAAGTAA
- a CDS encoding HMA2 domain-containing protein yields MVSTITSVENTSQTSPEPEVTQLANFVKEHEEIEMILPVLLGLFITSRLQLRGANALLVNLGIATVLRQIFKELKQPTTTPEKKVKTSEMDHSDVFGEGVTIVHSVPGRIRLRIDQIAGDRLFAKHLERLLRDDDHVLGVRFNTSASSVAIQYDAGALSDMELGLRLMDILNKARLGEAIA; encoded by the coding sequence GTCCCGAACCGGAAGTGACTCAACTGGCAAATTTTGTCAAAGAGCATGAAGAAATTGAAATGATTTTGCCTGTTTTGTTGGGGCTATTTATTACTAGTCGCCTCCAGTTACGGGGGGCAAATGCGCTGCTCGTCAATTTAGGTATTGCCACTGTTTTACGACAGATTTTTAAGGAGTTAAAACAGCCCACAACGACCCCAGAAAAGAAGGTAAAAACGTCAGAAATGGATCACAGTGATGTATTTGGGGAGGGGGTGACAATTGTTCATTCTGTGCCCGGTCGGATTCGCCTCCGGATTGATCAAATTGCGGGCGATCGCCTTTTTGCGAAACATCTAGAACGGCTGCTGCGGGATGATGACCACGTGCTGGGGGTGCGTTTCAATACCTCGGCGAGTTCGGTGGCAATCCAATACGATGCTGGCGCCCTCTCGGATATGGAACTGGGGCTACGTCTGATGGATATTCTCAATAAAGCCCGCCTCGGTGAGGCGATCGCCTAA
- a CDS encoding DUF4258 domain-containing protein: MEFEFSHHALEESKKRGIPLELVEAVLANPQQVFKQNEAITVYQSQVTFDNGKKYLIRIFMNTMVDPKKIVTLYRTSQIKRYWRVE, encoded by the coding sequence ATGGAGTTTGAGTTTTCTCACCACGCCCTAGAAGAAAGTAAAAAGCGTGGGATTCCTCTCGAATTAGTTGAGGCAGTTCTTGCCAATCCCCAGCAAGTTTTTAAACAGAATGAAGCAATAACGGTTTATCAATCCCAGGTTACTTTCGACAATGGCAAAAAGTATTTAATCCGTATTTTTATGAATACGATGGTTGATCCCAAAAAGATTGTCACCCTCTACCGCACGAGTCAAATTAAAAGATATTGGAGAGTCGAATGA
- a CDS encoding CRR6 family NdhI maturation factor codes for MAEIKIPQRDILSLNLAPLKTLVQSILLDEALADHEQKFQLKIDFPQEANDPRELSEIPEIRLWFVRLDAIFPWFPFLLDWKAGELGRYTAMLVPHQFHRTEGIQYNPEALEIFVMNKVFCLSETLPKFGIQPQLRVKAIAQLLGYELDDDFLNSL; via the coding sequence ATGGCAGAGATCAAAATTCCCCAACGCGACATCCTTAGTCTTAATTTGGCCCCCCTGAAAACCCTGGTACAATCGATCTTGCTCGATGAGGCCCTCGCAGACCATGAGCAAAAGTTTCAGTTAAAGATTGATTTTCCCCAGGAAGCAAACGACCCACGCGAACTCTCAGAAATCCCAGAAATTCGTCTCTGGTTTGTGCGCCTCGATGCGATCTTTCCCTGGTTTCCCTTTCTCCTCGACTGGAAAGCAGGGGAATTAGGCCGTTATACGGCGATGCTCGTTCCCCATCAATTTCATCGCACCGAAGGGATTCAATATAACCCCGAAGCCCTCGAAATTTTTGTGATGAACAAAGTGTTTTGCCTCAGTGAGACTTTACCGAAATTCGGCATTCAACCCCAGTTACGGGTAAAGGCGATCGCCCAGCTATTAGGTTACGAACTAGATGACGACTTCTTAAATAGTCTTTAG
- a CDS encoding NrdH-redoxin, protein MKLLNIYQKTIYFFLVFILGFFLHVAPAIANENSVEIYFFYSDTCPHCAEQKPLMEYIDQQNETVVLKAYEVNQNPYIWRDFIVQQKLTTTAVPRTQIGDRSFIGYSNTDGNLEYNPIYQGYVGYRNQIIQAIEAQLGQRINIPGRHVSQTIPWWILGVPAFYFCCHPIFKRRLKTDQQKRYWIGGGIALILVSLFIFLAMIPEVMIKNMAQGLPFPLFVSILSLADGFNPCAFTVLLILLSLLTYTKSRRDMAIIGLTFVFTSAVMYFVFIMLMIAVGSVFLETYGKMTLLILGVLITIAGVINLKDYLLSNQLISLSLSRKEKVLISQKAGKISRTLQLHQRNPKVFLAALGGTMVLAIFVNVIELGCTAILPVVYLTSLVQYCPANNSWFCFSAWTGLYSLVYIVPLLAILGNFIYSFKSARLTEDQGKVLKLVSGTLMIFFGIIMVVRPQLLLFG, encoded by the coding sequence ATGAAACTTTTAAACATTTACCAAAAAACCATTTATTTTTTCCTTGTTTTTATTTTAGGATTTTTCCTTCATGTTGCTCCAGCGATCGCCAATGAGAATAGCGTAGAAATTTATTTTTTTTATAGTGATACCTGCCCCCATTGTGCCGAACAGAAGCCATTAATGGAATATATTGATCAACAGAATGAAACAGTCGTCTTAAAAGCCTATGAAGTGAATCAGAATCCTTATATTTGGCGGGATTTCATCGTTCAACAAAAACTAACTACCACCGCTGTTCCCCGTACTCAAATTGGCGATCGCTCATTCATTGGCTACAGCAATACCGACGGAAATCTAGAATACAATCCTATCTACCAAGGCTATGTCGGCTACCGTAATCAGATTATCCAAGCCATTGAAGCCCAATTAGGACAACGGATTAATATTCCCGGCAGGCATGTCAGCCAGACTATTCCTTGGTGGATCTTAGGTGTACCGGCCTTTTATTTTTGCTGCCATCCTATTTTTAAACGAAGACTTAAAACCGACCAGCAAAAACGATACTGGATTGGCGGTGGGATTGCACTAATTTTAGTGAGTCTCTTTATATTTTTAGCCATGATTCCTGAAGTGATGATCAAAAATATGGCCCAAGGTTTACCTTTTCCACTCTTTGTTTCTATCCTGTCTTTGGCGGATGGATTTAATCCCTGTGCGTTTACGGTCTTACTGATTTTATTATCTCTCCTTACCTATACTAAAAGCCGGCGTGATATGGCCATCATTGGTCTGACTTTCGTGTTTACGTCTGCTGTGATGTATTTTGTGTTTATTATGTTAATGATTGCAGTGGGATCAGTTTTTCTAGAAACTTATGGGAAAATGACGCTACTCATTCTAGGGGTTTTGATTACCATTGCTGGTGTTATCAATCTCAAAGATTATCTGCTGTCTAACCAATTGATCTCCCTGAGTCTTTCCCGAAAAGAAAAGGTTTTAATTAGCCAAAAGGCAGGCAAAATATCCCGAACGCTCCAACTCCACCAACGTAATCCCAAAGTTTTTTTGGCAGCCCTGGGCGGCACAATGGTGCTAGCAATTTTTGTAAATGTAATTGAATTAGGTTGTACGGCGATTTTGCCGGTCGTTTATCTGACGAGCTTGGTCCAATATTGCCCAGCAAATAACAGTTGGTTTTGTTTTTCTGCTTGGACTGGATTATATTCACTAGTCTACATTGTGCCGCTTCTAGCAATTTTAGGAAACTTTATCTATTCCTTTAAATCGGCTCGCTTGACGGAAGACCAGGGAAAAGTATTAAAGCTCGTAAGTGGTACTTTAATGATTTTCTTTGGGATCATTATGGTTGTGAGACCACAACTTTTATTGTTCGGCTAA
- a CDS encoding DUF2283 domain-containing protein yields the protein MKIKYDPEVDVLCITLKDVDIEESGEENPGIILDYDRKGQVIGIEILQASKRIDNPQAIEYQILPTSMETMIEPVT from the coding sequence ATGAAAATTAAATATGATCCTGAAGTTGATGTGTTATGCATCACCTTAAAAGATGTAGATATTGAGGAAAGTGGTGAAGAAAATCCTGGCATTATCCTCGATTATGATCGAAAAGGGCAGGTGATTGGTATCGAGATTTTACAAGCCTCAAAACGTATTGACAACCCCCAGGCCATTGAATATCAAATCCTACCAACATCGATGGAAACGATGATAGAACCAGTGACTTAG
- a CDS encoding ABC transporter ATP-binding protein, whose protein sequence is MTVTLQPQAPLLVTENLTVGYQRRALLQDLNLAIAQGQFVCLVGANGSGKSTLIRTLAGLESPQAGQVWLNGTPLTALNAAQRAQRLSLVLTERVDLPWMSVTELVALGRYPYTDWQGRLGPTDQQIVREAIAAVGLTNLQAQPLNNISDGERQKAMIARALAQATDLMLLDEPTAYLDVPRRVEVMQLLRFLAHQQGRTVLMSTHDLDLALRSADQLWLITPSQRLVVGTPEELALEGYLGSTFSSDRFYFDQMSGQFQLQYQRRSPIQFTGQGLAATWTERALTRLGFEAVQTPCPLRLDLQEQPTCWILSQGDRQMQFTSLGALSTHLQALQWEDC, encoded by the coding sequence TTGACGGTAACATTGCAACCCCAAGCGCCTTTATTGGTGACAGAAAATTTAACGGTGGGCTACCAGCGGCGTGCCTTACTTCAGGATTTGAATCTGGCGATCGCCCAGGGGCAGTTTGTCTGTTTAGTGGGCGCAAACGGATCGGGAAAATCAACCCTGATTCGGACATTGGCGGGTCTAGAGTCTCCCCAAGCGGGTCAGGTTTGGCTGAATGGGACACCCTTGACGGCCCTCAATGCGGCCCAGCGCGCCCAACGCCTGAGCTTGGTTTTAACAGAACGGGTTGATCTCCCTTGGATGTCAGTGACGGAACTGGTTGCCCTGGGGCGTTATCCCTATACCGATTGGCAAGGGCGTTTGGGGCCAACGGATCAACAGATTGTCCGGGAGGCGATCGCCGCCGTTGGTTTAACAAATCTCCAGGCCCAACCCCTGAACAACATTAGCGACGGTGAAAGACAGAAAGCAATGATTGCGCGGGCTTTGGCCCAGGCGACGGATTTAATGTTGCTGGACGAACCGACGGCCTATCTCGATGTGCCCCGTCGGGTAGAGGTGATGCAATTGTTGCGGTTTTTGGCGCACCAACAAGGACGCACCGTTTTGATGTCTACCCATGACCTCGATTTAGCCCTGCGGAGTGCAGATCAGCTCTGGCTCATTACTCCCAGCCAAAGGTTAGTGGTCGGGACACCGGAGGAATTGGCCCTAGAGGGATATTTGGGATCAACCTTTAGTAGCGATCGCTTTTACTTTGATCAAATGAGTGGTCAGTTTCAGCTACAGTACCAGCGGCGATCACCCATCCAATTCACCGGCCAAGGCTTGGCGGCCACCTGGACAGAACGCGCCTTAACCCGTCTGGGCTTTGAAGCGGTACAAACGCCTTGTCCATTGCGCCTCGATCTCCAGGAGCAGCCCACCTGCTGGATTTTGTCCCAGGGCGATCGCCAAATGCAATTCACGAGCCTTGGGGCGCTCAGCACCCATCTCCAAGCTTTACAATGGGAAGACTGTTGA